From Woronichinia naegeliana WA131, the proteins below share one genomic window:
- a CDS encoding IS1 family transposase has translation MNKSSIDLLSDIGLPQEKEEALFQKNCPHCYSEKVKIHSHYQTKGNGERKMFICQECSSCFAETYGSVIAGLETPLSEIVKVLKARMEGIGLNAAVRVFGYAKTTILNWEKKLSGLQETLFLYALVNEFVKLVIEGDELYTKVGKNKEASASEGWTIVLMDRASRFIWHLKCGRKEQKLFLEAMMTVAELFERSAESLQLFTDGEKRYSQLLFNICHEVLKTGKRGRPVKVLPKGMVVRLKNKSSKRRDSEGKLKKVETPKPEHPEATEKPEEKDVHANHVEAFNSAIRRYLSAFRRRTNTYAKSVVGLQRVLDIFWMVHNFVRSHFTTRKVPAVALGIIEKGFTWEDLLQIRLIS, from the coding sequence TTGAATAAAAGCTCAATTGACCTCCTAAGTGATATTGGCTTACCCCAAGAGAAAGAGGAAGCCTTATTTCAGAAAAACTGCCCTCATTGCTATAGTGAAAAAGTAAAAATACATTCTCATTACCAAACGAAAGGTAACGGGGAACGTAAAATGTTCATTTGTCAAGAATGTAGTTCTTGTTTTGCTGAGACTTATGGTAGCGTAATCGCTGGCTTAGAAACCCCATTAAGTGAAATTGTAAAAGTATTAAAAGCTAGAATGGAAGGAATAGGATTAAATGCCGCAGTCCGAGTATTCGGCTACGCGAAAACAACAATATTGAATTGGGAAAAGAAATTATCAGGATTACAAGAGACATTGTTTTTATACGCCTTAGTGAATGAATTTGTTAAACTAGTAATAGAAGGGGATGAACTATACACAAAAGTTGGAAAAAATAAAGAAGCAAGTGCCTCTGAGGGTTGGACAATCGTTCTCATGGACAGGGCTAGCCGCTTTATTTGGCATTTAAAATGTGGTCGAAAAGAGCAGAAATTATTTCTAGAAGCAATGATGACGGTAGCGGAATTATTTGAAAGGAGTGCAGAATCTCTCCAGTTATTTACAGATGGAGAAAAGCGATATAGTCAACTGCTATTTAATATTTGTCACGAAGTATTGAAGACTGGAAAACGTGGTCGTCCCGTCAAAGTATTACCGAAGGGAATGGTAGTAAGATTAAAAAATAAGAGTAGTAAACGTCGAGATTCTGAAGGTAAACTAAAGAAAGTAGAAACTCCGAAACCAGAACATCCAGAGGCAACAGAAAAACCAGAAGAAAAGGACGTCCATGCCAACCACGTTGAGGCATTTAATAGTGCTATCCGACGCTATTTATCTGCCTTTCGTCGTCGTACAAATACTTACGCTAAATCTGTTGTGGGATTACAGCGAGTCCTAGATATTTTCTGGATGGTTCATAACTTTGTTCGCAGCCATTTTACTACGAGAAAAGTTCCTGCTGTAGCTCTCGGTATAATTGAAAAAGGGTTTACTTGGGAGGACTTACTCCAAATTCGCCTGATTTCTTGA